Proteins encoded together in one Aurantiacibacter aquimixticola window:
- a CDS encoding adenylosuccinate synthase — MANVTVIGAQWGDEGKGKIVDWLATRADAVVRFQGGHNAGHTLVVRDQTYKLSLLPSGIVTGTLSLIGNGVVLDPWALRDEMARLEGQGVSITADNFGIADNCPLILPLHRDLDGLREAAAGKGKIGTTGRGIGPAYEDKVGRRAIRVCDLAHLDAIEPQLDRLCAHHDALRAGFGQEKVDRAALLDELREIAPFVGQFAQPVWKRLNEVRKSGAKILFEGAQGVLLDVDHGTYPFVTSSNTVSGTVASGSGLGPNAAGFVLGIVKAYTTRVGSGPFPTELEDETGQRLGERGHEFGTVTARKRRCGWFDAVLVRQTCALSGVTGIALTKIDVLDGFETIRICTGYRLGDEVLDYLPAHAADQVRVEPIYEEIEGWEGTTVGARSWADLPAQAIKYIRRIEELIECPVASVSTSPERDDTILVRDPFAD; from the coding sequence ATGGCAAACGTCACCGTAATCGGCGCTCAGTGGGGCGATGAAGGCAAGGGCAAGATTGTCGACTGGCTCGCGACACGCGCCGATGCGGTGGTGCGTTTTCAGGGCGGACACAATGCCGGCCATACGCTGGTAGTGAGGGACCAGACCTACAAGCTCAGCCTGCTGCCAAGCGGCATCGTCACGGGCACGCTTTCGCTGATCGGCAATGGTGTGGTTCTCGATCCTTGGGCGCTGCGCGACGAGATGGCGCGGCTAGAAGGGCAGGGCGTTTCGATCACGGCGGACAATTTCGGTATCGCGGACAACTGTCCGCTGATCCTGCCGCTCCACCGTGACCTCGACGGATTGCGAGAGGCCGCGGCGGGCAAGGGCAAGATCGGCACGACCGGGCGCGGAATAGGCCCGGCTTACGAAGACAAGGTAGGGCGCCGCGCCATTCGCGTCTGCGACCTCGCGCATCTCGACGCCATCGAACCGCAGCTCGATCGCCTGTGTGCCCATCACGACGCGCTGCGGGCAGGTTTCGGACAGGAAAAGGTCGATCGCGCCGCGCTGCTGGACGAGCTGCGCGAGATCGCGCCCTTCGTCGGGCAATTCGCGCAGCCGGTCTGGAAGCGCCTGAACGAGGTGCGCAAGTCCGGCGCAAAGATCCTGTTCGAAGGCGCGCAGGGCGTCCTGCTCGACGTCGATCACGGCACTTATCCCTTCGTCACCAGCTCCAACACGGTCAGCGGCACGGTCGCCTCAGGCAGTGGCCTCGGCCCAAACGCGGCAGGCTTCGTGCTCGGTATCGTCAAGGCCTACACCACGCGCGTTGGCAGCGGCCCCTTCCCGACGGAACTGGAGGACGAAACCGGTCAGCGCCTGGGTGAACGCGGCCATGAATTCGGCACGGTCACCGCGCGCAAGCGTCGTTGCGGCTGGTTCGACGCCGTGCTGGTGCGCCAGACCTGTGCACTCTCCGGCGTCACCGGCATCGCGCTCACCAAGATCGACGTGCTCGACGGGTTCGAGACAATCCGCATCTGCACAGGCTATCGGCTTGGCGACGAGGTGCTCGACTACCTGCCCGCCCATGCCGCCGACCAGGTGCGCGTCGAGCCGATCTACGAGGAGATCGAGGGCTGGGAAGGCACAACGGTCGGCGCACGCAGCTGGGCGGACCTGCCGGCGCAGGCGATCAAGTATATCCGCCGGATCGAGGAACTGATCGAATGCCCGGTGGCGAGCGTCTCGACCAGCCCGGAACGTGACGATACGATCCTTGTGCGCGATCCTTTCGCCGACTGA
- a CDS encoding DUF6768 family protein, producing the protein MTDTDNGIRDILDADDKAFLNELESDRGMFRQIGDSMAGPMGGWTKLVFAMSVVFGLLLIFCFYMVFTSHEPWEHLMWAIAALAVLVIQGFTKNWLFQRMNMLSILREVKRLQVQVALLSEERK; encoded by the coding sequence ATGACTGACACCGACAATGGCATCCGCGACATTCTCGACGCCGACGACAAGGCATTTCTCAATGAACTGGAATCCGACCGCGGCATGTTCCGCCAGATCGGAGACAGCATGGCCGGGCCGATGGGCGGGTGGACCAAGCTCGTCTTCGCGATGAGCGTCGTGTTCGGACTGCTGCTGATCTTCTGTTTCTACATGGTGTTCACATCGCACGAGCCGTGGGAGCACCTGATGTGGGCTATCGCGGCGCTTGCCGTGCTGGTGATCCAGGGTTTCACCAAGAACTGGCTGTTCCAGCGCATGAACATGCTGAGCATACTGCGCGAGGTGAAGCGCCTGCAGGTGCAGGTCGCGCTGCTGAGCGAAGAGCGAAAGTGA
- a CDS encoding RNA polymerase sigma factor codes for MAGKPPHSAQLFEEYLVTATMAGDRRAAQRLAQRFQTRMLRTARRILGDTDLAAGAVQEAWLSILPRIARLRDPSRFAPFDFGILRRRCVDAIRSAQRGRSVFDGEDDIEAADPARQGEALALREAFAALPPDQRLAAHLFFREGLTLAEIAEVQNIPEGTAKSRLFHARRKLKTALSGDTP; via the coding sequence ATGGCGGGAAAACCACCTCACAGCGCGCAGCTCTTCGAGGAATATCTTGTCACCGCTACAATGGCGGGCGATCGACGAGCCGCCCAGCGACTAGCCCAGCGTTTCCAGACGCGCATGTTGCGCACGGCACGCCGAATACTTGGCGATACGGACCTTGCTGCCGGGGCCGTGCAGGAAGCATGGCTTTCGATCCTGCCCCGCATCGCACGTCTGCGCGATCCGTCACGCTTCGCGCCGTTCGACTTCGGTATCCTGCGCCGACGCTGTGTCGATGCAATCCGCAGCGCGCAGCGCGGGCGCAGCGTGTTCGATGGCGAGGACGACATCGAAGCCGCCGATCCAGCTCGCCAAGGCGAGGCGCTGGCGCTTCGCGAAGCCTTCGCCGCACTGCCGCCAGACCAGCGCCTCGCCGCACACCTCTTCTTTCGCGAAGGCCTGACCCTCGCTGAAATCGCCGAGGTGCAGAACATCCCCGAAGGCACAGCCAAGTCGCGCCTCTTTCATGCCCGCCGCAAATTGAAAACGGCTCTTTCAGGAGACACTCCATGA
- a CDS encoding MarR family transcriptional regulator, translated as MQQSDFAYELAADSAGLPLAVSIFADGDALRADMEEDVRSAGLNVRECGDLSQLLAGDARALGELVLVDCPHPDAAAMATLSRLDSRSARSGARLVISTTLDALDAVFGCCAQSAPQILIEPLRAERVIALGRVLAGIPKMRLRELSEDDRLTLLRLTEQVGHIAERLDKLDKANGGWGQKAGGGAFRFESPKEGYRAEDKLIRKPRPPLPDARLVREIIARRKARAEYFDPELFADPAWDMLLDLTAARVEHQRVSVTSLCIASGVPPTTALRWIGQMVDSGLFLRVEDDADRRRAFIELSDSAADAMARYFAEIGTEAMALA; from the coding sequence ATGCAGCAGTCCGATTTCGCGTATGAGCTGGCGGCAGACAGCGCCGGTCTGCCGCTCGCGGTCTCCATTTTTGCAGACGGCGACGCTTTGCGTGCCGACATGGAAGAAGATGTTAGGTCGGCTGGGCTGAACGTGCGCGAATGCGGCGATCTTTCGCAATTGCTTGCTGGCGACGCGCGCGCCCTTGGAGAGCTGGTGCTCGTCGATTGCCCGCATCCCGACGCCGCCGCGATGGCGACTCTTTCCCGGCTGGACAGTCGATCGGCGCGATCTGGCGCGCGTCTGGTGATTTCTACGACGCTGGACGCTCTCGATGCCGTGTTCGGCTGCTGCGCGCAATCGGCACCGCAGATCCTTATCGAGCCGCTACGGGCGGAGCGCGTGATCGCATTAGGCCGGGTGCTTGCCGGCATTCCGAAGATGCGGCTTCGTGAGCTGTCGGAAGATGACAGGCTCACCCTGCTCCGCCTGACCGAGCAGGTCGGTCATATCGCGGAACGGCTGGACAAGCTCGACAAGGCGAATGGCGGCTGGGGCCAGAAGGCAGGCGGTGGTGCGTTTCGATTCGAAAGTCCGAAAGAAGGCTACCGCGCCGAAGACAAACTGATCCGGAAGCCGCGCCCGCCACTGCCCGATGCCCGGCTGGTGCGCGAAATCATCGCCCGGCGAAAGGCGCGAGCGGAATATTTCGATCCGGAATTGTTCGCGGACCCGGCCTGGGACATGCTGCTCGATCTTACAGCCGCGCGTGTGGAACATCAGCGCGTATCGGTGACCTCGCTCTGCATCGCATCAGGCGTGCCGCCGACCACGGCCCTGCGATGGATCGGGCAAATGGTCGATTCGGGTCTTTTCCTGCGTGTGGAGGACGACGCCGATCGCCGGCGTGCCTTTATCGAACTTTCCGACAGCGCGGCCGATGCGATGGCGCGCTATTTTGCGGAAATCGGTACGGAGGCGATGGCTCTGGCCTAG
- a CDS encoding asparaginase: protein MSGQSILVLATGGTIAGQAGSATRRDYRPGQIDIADFLAEFGALGVETELEGRQVANIDSANIGPAIWGELHAACVSAMVDPKCKGVIVTHGTDTAEETAFLLDQTLPTEKPVVLVGAMRPADAVGSDGLRNFANAVRVAASDESAGRGVLLVMGDNVLSARDARKARTGGTNAFRGYPRGPVALATPSTLDWLSPPWRPAEKARFPFPDAFPMVPILHAFAGMDEGSVTRAISGGARGIVLAGFGEGNAPDCVRDALSEAVRAGVPVVRATRVDEGLVDTEPDDVESGFIAARALGPARARILLQLLVASGVTERAEAQAAFDRR from the coding sequence ATGAGCGGCCAGTCCATCCTCGTCCTCGCCACCGGAGGCACGATCGCCGGACAGGCGGGCTCCGCCACGCGGCGGGACTATCGGCCGGGTCAAATCGATATCGCGGATTTCCTCGCCGAATTCGGTGCACTAGGTGTCGAAACGGAATTGGAAGGCCGGCAAGTTGCCAACATCGACTCGGCAAATATCGGCCCCGCAATCTGGGGTGAGCTTCACGCGGCCTGTGTGTCGGCCATGGTCGATCCCAAATGCAAGGGTGTGATCGTTACCCACGGCACAGACACTGCGGAAGAAACCGCCTTTCTGCTCGATCAGACCTTGCCCACGGAAAAGCCTGTCGTGCTCGTTGGCGCAATGCGGCCAGCAGACGCGGTAGGCAGCGACGGGTTGCGCAATTTCGCCAATGCCGTCCGCGTTGCCGCAAGTGACGAAAGCGCAGGGCGCGGCGTGCTGCTGGTGATGGGCGACAATGTTCTTTCCGCACGCGATGCGCGAAAGGCACGCACCGGTGGCACCAATGCATTTCGAGGTTATCCCCGCGGCCCGGTTGCGCTGGCTACGCCATCCACGCTCGACTGGCTCTCCCCGCCATGGCGACCTGCCGAGAAGGCGCGCTTCCCCTTTCCCGATGCGTTTCCAATGGTCCCGATCCTGCACGCGTTTGCGGGCATGGATGAAGGCAGCGTCACGCGAGCGATAAGTGGCGGCGCGCGCGGGATCGTGCTGGCGGGCTTCGGCGAGGGCAACGCTCCGGACTGCGTGCGAGATGCGTTGAGCGAAGCAGTTCGCGCTGGCGTGCCAGTGGTGCGCGCGACACGGGTGGATGAAGGGCTCGTCGATACCGAACCCGATGACGTCGAAAGCGGCTTCATCGCGGCCCGCGCTCTCGGACCTGCCAGGGCCCGGATCCTGCTGCAATTGCTCGTCGCGAGCGGTGTTACCGAACGAGCCGAAGCGCAAGCCGCGTTCGACCGCCGCTAG
- a CDS encoding FAD-dependent oxidoreductase, which yields MRSLDIGIAGCGMAGLSAALLLHRQGHRITLYERFDEARPIGSGLMIQPTGMAVLSRLGLAQAVMAHGAQIDGLLGLNNEGETVLEAAYAHLGLLGAFGLGIHRASLFETLFGAVQEQDIVTRAGREVKGTSLAKGGRTLDFDDGGTSPPHELIVDALGVGSPLVPPTDAVLPFGALWATVDWPTGDVFDGRLLEQRYRRADRMVGLLPVGEGKAAFFWSLRGDEHADWQAEGMAAFRAEVCRLWPECEAIEPQLTESEQLTFARYAHRTSAAATGERIVHVGDSWHAASPQLGQGANMALLDAWGLAQAIRESDDLEAALRRYLALRASHVRLYQWLTRAFTPPFQSNSIWPAVFRDLFMAPASRIPPGPRLKAHLVAGLVGAQLDRMDLPLPDYETLGLVSGASPASTERASRTSSRAEALAQS from the coding sequence ATGAGATCGCTGGATATCGGAATTGCGGGTTGCGGCATGGCCGGGCTCTCCGCTGCGCTGTTGCTGCATCGTCAGGGCCATCGGATCACCCTCTACGAACGTTTCGACGAAGCGCGCCCGATCGGCAGCGGCCTCATGATCCAGCCCACCGGCATGGCGGTGCTGAGCAGACTTGGTCTTGCACAGGCAGTAATGGCGCATGGTGCTCAAATCGATGGCCTGCTCGGGCTTAACAATGAGGGCGAGACGGTGTTGGAGGCCGCTTACGCACATCTCGGCCTGCTCGGCGCATTCGGTCTCGGTATCCATCGGGCGAGCTTGTTCGAAACGCTTTTTGGCGCAGTGCAAGAGCAGGACATCGTCACCCGTGCTGGCCGCGAGGTGAAAGGCACTTCGCTCGCGAAAGGCGGGCGCACCCTCGATTTCGACGATGGCGGGACATCGCCACCGCATGAGCTGATTGTCGATGCGCTTGGCGTAGGTTCGCCATTGGTCCCCCCTACCGATGCGGTTCTGCCTTTCGGCGCTCTTTGGGCGACGGTCGACTGGCCCACAGGAGATGTGTTCGATGGCCGACTGCTCGAACAGCGTTATCGCCGGGCCGATCGGATGGTCGGTCTGCTTCCTGTGGGTGAGGGCAAGGCGGCGTTTTTCTGGTCGCTACGCGGTGATGAACATGCCGATTGGCAAGCGGAGGGGATGGCAGCCTTTCGCGCAGAGGTTTGCAGGCTCTGGCCGGAATGTGAAGCGATCGAGCCACAGCTGACCGAATCCGAACAGCTGACTTTCGCTCGCTATGCCCATCGCACCAGCGCAGCGGCGACGGGCGAGCGGATCGTGCATGTCGGCGATAGCTGGCATGCAGCAAGCCCGCAGCTCGGCCAAGGCGCAAATATGGCTTTGCTCGACGCTTGGGGCCTCGCCCAAGCGATTCGGGAGAGCGACGATCTCGAAGCTGCGCTGCGTCGCTATCTCGCTCTGCGTGCATCGCATGTCCGCTTGTATCAATGGCTGACCCGGGCGTTCACGCCGCCATTCCAATCGAACTCGATCTGGCCCGCGGTCTTTCGTGACCTTTTCATGGCGCCCGCATCGCGCATCCCGCCTGGCCCACGACTGAAAGCGCATCTCGTCGCGGGCCTGGTTGGTGCACAGCTCGATCGAATGGATCTGCCGCTACCCGATTACGAAACGCTGGGGTTAGTATCCGGCGCATCGCCGGCTTCAACCGAAAGGGCCTCGCGCACTTCCTCTCGTGCAGAGGCGCTCGCCCAGTCATAA
- a CDS encoding TlpA family protein disulfide reductase, whose product MAEGPPANLPPHIALEDFSVAKSCLSRFAFAALGVGMLAACDTGAEEEAQETVAAADESEAIDLTGTLLRDFAGERIPAVTVIDPDGARLDLRDVDGPVLMNLWATWCRPCVVEMPLLDELAADLEGEVRVLTVSADLKGAEVVQPFFDRYELPNLPRWMDSGNDLANAFDGGPLLPLTVLYDAEGREVWRITGAYDWASASAREEVREALSVEAGDAPDTNPSVS is encoded by the coding sequence ATGGCAGAGGGGCCCCCGGCAAACCTGCCGCCCCACATCGCATTGGAGGATTTTTCCGTGGCCAAATCGTGCCTTTCCCGTTTCGCCTTTGCCGCGCTCGGCGTCGGCATGCTGGCGGCGTGCGATACCGGGGCGGAGGAAGAGGCGCAAGAAACCGTCGCTGCCGCGGACGAAAGCGAAGCTATCGACCTCACCGGGACTTTGCTGCGCGATTTCGCGGGTGAGCGCATCCCGGCCGTGACCGTAATCGACCCGGATGGTGCCAGGCTGGACCTGCGCGATGTCGACGGGCCGGTGCTGATGAACCTCTGGGCGACCTGGTGCAGGCCATGCGTGGTGGAAATGCCGCTGCTGGACGAATTGGCTGCCGATCTTGAGGGCGAGGTCCGCGTTCTGACGGTCAGCGCCGATCTCAAGGGTGCCGAAGTGGTGCAGCCATTTTTCGATAGGTACGAATTGCCGAACCTGCCACGCTGGATGGACTCCGGAAACGATCTTGCCAACGCCTTCGATGGTGGCCCCCTTCTTCCGCTGACGGTTCTCTACGATGCCGAGGGTCGCGAAGTGTGGCGCATCACCGGCGCTTATGACTGGGCGAGCGCCTCTGCACGAGAGGAAGTGCGCGAGGCCCTTTCGGTTGAAGCCGGCGATGCGCCGGATACTAACCCCAGCGTTTCGTAA
- the argH gene encoding argininosuccinate lyase, producing MWGGRFAGGPSAIMREINASIPFDRRLWQQDLEASRAHVAMLAACDIVSDDDADTILGGLDTIEREYERDGVPEDWDLEDIHMTVEARLAELVGPVAGRLHTARSRNDQVATDFRLWVRDTIDTLSEALHDLQCALVSRAGDHADTIMPGFTHLQTAQPVTLGHHLMAYYEMIGRDVDRFRTARERLNDCPLGSAALAGTGFAIDREMTAQALGFDAPTANSLDAVSDRDFALDFLSAASQCALHLSRLAEEFVIWASQPFSFVRMPDALSTGSSIMPQKKNPDAAELVRGHAGRIVGCLVALMMTMKGLPLAYSKDMQDDKPPVFEAADLLALSVAAMTGMVADADFKVKRMREAAELGFATATDLADWLVREAGIPFREAHHITGAAVKLAETKGVALSELALEDFQGVDARIDSSVYEALTVEESVAARASYGGTAPDEVRDRVNEARNRLGMT from the coding sequence ATGTGGGGCGGCAGGTTTGCCGGGGGCCCCTCTGCCATAATGCGCGAGATCAATGCTTCTATCCCGTTCGATAGGCGATTGTGGCAGCAGGACCTGGAAGCCAGCCGCGCCCATGTCGCCATGCTGGCGGCTTGCGACATCGTTTCGGACGACGACGCGGACACGATCCTGGGCGGGCTCGACACGATCGAGAGAGAATATGAGCGCGATGGCGTGCCCGAGGATTGGGATCTCGAAGACATTCACATGACCGTGGAAGCGCGATTGGCAGAATTGGTCGGGCCGGTGGCAGGCCGGTTGCATACCGCGCGTAGCCGCAACGACCAGGTGGCGACGGATTTTCGCCTCTGGGTGCGCGATACGATCGACACGCTGTCAGAAGCGCTGCACGACCTGCAGTGCGCCCTGGTTTCGCGCGCTGGTGATCATGCCGACACCATCATGCCCGGCTTCACCCATTTGCAGACCGCGCAGCCCGTCACGCTGGGCCACCACCTGATGGCGTATTACGAAATGATCGGGCGCGATGTGGACCGTTTCCGCACCGCTCGTGAACGCCTGAACGATTGCCCGCTGGGCAGCGCGGCGCTTGCCGGCACGGGCTTCGCCATAGATCGCGAAATGACGGCGCAGGCGCTGGGTTTCGACGCGCCGACGGCCAACAGCCTCGATGCGGTGTCGGATCGCGACTTTGCGCTCGATTTCCTGTCGGCCGCCAGCCAATGCGCGTTGCACCTGTCGCGGCTGGCGGAAGAGTTCGTCATCTGGGCGAGCCAGCCTTTCAGTTTCGTTCGCATGCCCGATGCGCTGAGCACCGGGTCATCCATCATGCCGCAGAAGAAGAACCCGGACGCCGCAGAGCTCGTGCGCGGCCATGCGGGGCGGATAGTCGGGTGCTTGGTCGCGCTGATGATGACGATGAAAGGGCTTCCGCTCGCCTATTCGAAGGACATGCAGGACGACAAGCCGCCCGTTTTCGAGGCAGCGGACCTTCTGGCGCTCAGCGTGGCGGCGATGACAGGCATGGTGGCCGATGCGGATTTCAAGGTCAAACGGATGCGAGAGGCCGCGGAACTCGGTTTCGCCACCGCCACCGACCTTGCCGACTGGCTGGTGCGCGAGGCGGGAATTCCTTTTCGCGAAGCGCATCACATCACCGGCGCCGCGGTAAAGCTTGCGGAGACGAAGGGCGTCGCACTCAGCGAACTGGCATTGGAGGATTTTCAAGGTGTGGATGCGCGTATCGACAGCAGCGTGTACGAAGCGCTGACAGTCGAGGAATCGGTCGCGGCGCGAGCATCCTATGGCGGCACCGCACCCGATGAAGTGCGTGATCGGGTGAATGAAGCGCGAAACAGGCTGGGAATGACATGA
- the lptM gene encoding LPS translocon maturation chaperone LptM yields MRKTLAITAICVALSACGQKADLEPVAGQSLPPAPYGAEQPLEAEELLALPPQAAPERSIELRRESEEREDDPFDLPPED; encoded by the coding sequence ATGCGGAAAACTCTCGCAATCACGGCGATTTGTGTGGCGCTCTCCGCTTGTGGACAGAAGGCCGATCTGGAACCCGTTGCCGGTCAGTCGCTTCCGCCCGCCCCCTATGGTGCAGAGCAGCCGCTGGAGGCCGAGGAATTGCTCGCGCTGCCGCCACAGGCCGCGCCGGAGCGCAGCATCGAATTGCGGCGCGAGAGCGAGGAACGCGAGGACGACCCCTTCGATCTCCCGCCGGAGGACTGA